One part of the Triplophysa rosa linkage group LG5, Trosa_1v2, whole genome shotgun sequence genome encodes these proteins:
- the LOC130553766 gene encoding C-type lectin domain family 10 member A-like: MYTITGKGQLESIQNLTLQRDDLLKALSEVNKDIHMGWWYYNFSVYYISTCNEKMQWSQSRQYCKARNADLVIINSFEEQVLESRPTHESGK; encoded by the exons ATGTATACTATTACAGGAAAAGGACAGCTAGAAAGCATTCAAAACCTGACTTTACAAAGAGACGATTTACTGAAAGCTCTCTCGGAAGTGA ataaagatatacATATGGGCTGGTGGTATTACAACTTCAGTGTTTACTACATATCTACATGTAATGAGAAGATGCAATGGAGTCAGAGCAGACAATATTGCAAAGCGAGAAATGCAGATCTGGTGATCATAAACAGCTTTGAGGAACAG GTTCTGGAGTCCAGACCAACCCATGAATCTGGAAAATAA
- the LOC130554850 gene encoding tripartite motif-containing protein 16 — protein MEETASAFNSSESPDVECSACTGWKRKAEQTCLECLSSYCDFHLDLHNTLHVGKRHRLVEATEELQEKICPHHDKLQEVYCRTDQQCICHLCITDNHRGHDVIAIANEVMNKQIELIGLQSDTTDIMKAMEKDMQELRGAVEVFRTSVQDALQKNEKSFTELIQSMKDIQSKVTKLIEGQAEAAEKQAEEFIEALQQEINNLKDVDAKLQHLELLSRSNNDVRFLENTVHLPSLAAYKKSFILLQHPYCSFDRTTEAVTELISKLNINSRWSLITISGRVKTTRIVTHPPPQTREDFLHYAAKLTFNTNTAHTSLRLSDEDMKVTASHLTVDYPEHKERFDSRAQILCNEALRGSPQYWEVEYGGGCWVCIAVSYKGICRKGKRGPLFGRNSRSWGLRCDVLSFKFWHDNKETNVKKLSRCYRIGVYLDHSAGILAFYNVLDNMSVIYKAQTVFSEPVYPGFGLAGKGAYVRFMCK, from the exons ATGGAGGAAACAGCTTCAGCTTTTAATTCCAGCGAATCCCCAGATGTGGAGTGTAGTGCATGCACTGGATGGAAGCGCAAAGCAGAACAGACCTGTCTGGAGTGTCTTTCTTCATACTGTGATTTTCATCTTGACCTTCACAACACTCTGCATGTTGGAAAGAGGCACAGACTAGTTGAGGCGACTGAAGAATTGCAGGAGAAAATCTGCCCTCATCACGACAAGCTCCAGGAGGTCTACTGCCGTACAGACCAGCAGTGCATCTGTCATCTGTGCATTACTGATAACCACAGAGGTCATGATGTCATTGCAATAGCAAATGAAGTGATGAATAAGCAG ATCGAGTTGATAGGGTTGCAGAGCGACACCACTGACATAATGAAAGCAATGGAGAAAGACATGCAGGAGCTGAGAGGAGCTGTTGAGGTTTTCAGG ACCTCAGTCCAGGATGCGCTGCAGAAGAATGAGAAAAGCTTTACTGAGTTGATCCAGTCTATGAAGGACATTCAGAGCAAAGTGACAAAGTTGATTGAAGGTCAGGCGGAGGCTGCGGAAAAACAAGCGGAAGAATTCATAGAGGCATTGCAGCAGGAGATCAATAATCTGAAGGATGTAGATGCTAAACTACAACACCTGGAGCTGCTCTCTCGTTCAAACAATGATGTCAGGTTTCTTGAG AACACTGTGCATTTGCCCTCTTTGGCTGCCTATAAGAAATCTTTCATCCTCCTTCAGCATCCATACTGTTCATTTGACCGTACCACTGAAGCAGTCACTGAACTAATATCAAAGCTAAATATAAACAGCAGGTGGAGTTTAATTACAATCTCTGGAAGAG TGAAAACCACTAGAATTGTGACGCATCCACCACCTCAGACACGAGAGGACTTTTTACACT ATGCAGCAAAGCTCACTTTTAATACCAACACAGCACACACAAGCCTCCGCTTGTCAGATGAGGACATGAAGGTGACTGCTTCACATTTGACTGTGGACTATCCTGAACACAAAGAGAGGTTTGACTCCAGAGCACAGATCTTGTGCAATGAGGCCCTCAGAGGGTCCCCGCAGTATTGGGAGGTGGAGTATGGTGGCGGGTGCTGGGTCTGCATTGCTGTGTCTTACAAAGGAATTTGTAGGAAAGGAAAACGAGGACCACTATTTGGGAGAAACTCACGATCATGGGGACTACGTTGTGATGTGCTTTCATTCAAATTCTGGCATGACAATAAGGagacaaatgttaaaaaattgtCTCGTTGCTACAGAATAGGAGTGTATTTGGACCACAGTGCTGGGATTTTAGCGTTTTACAATGTTTTGGACAACATGAGTGTTATTTATAAGGCTCAGACTGTGTTTAGTGAGCCTGTCTATCCTGGGTTTGGACTGGCAGGGAAAGGTGCTTACGTGAGATTtatgtgtaaatga